One window from the genome of Dermacentor silvarum isolate Dsil-2018 chromosome 5, BIME_Dsil_1.4, whole genome shotgun sequence encodes:
- the LOC119452713 gene encoding uncharacterized protein LOC119452713 produces the protein MARRWTLLLGLLALLAFVAADSGGGVTKDPKPPTRKPPGGGGGGHHPPGCHTHPTTTTTVPTSASTGSTPWTSTSTSTSSPTSTSTPTSTSTSSTTSTSTYSTTSIATNSPTSTSTSSTTSSPTSTSTSSSTSSTTASPTSTSTVTTTRKPPCTCPTVGTTTSTTSSTSSTTSTPMSTSSTTSSPTSTTTSTPTSTTSTTTSTPTSTTTSTPTSTSTTTSTPTSTTTSTPTSTTTSTTTSTPTSTTSTTTSTPYSTTTFYHDINPDIYHINYDINPVFYHDINADIYHNINPDIYDIYHDINPDIYHINYDINPDIYDINPDIYHIYHINYDINPDTYHDINPDIYHNINPDIYHDINHDINPDIYHDIKTY, from the exons ATGGCGAGAAGATGGACTCTGCTACTGGGCCTCCTGGCTttgctggccttcgtggctgctGACTCAG GTGGCGGGGTTACAAAAGATCCAAAGCCACCAACCCGGAAGCCTCCGG gaggaggaggaggaggccaTCATCCACCGGGTTGTCATACGCATCCAACCACGACGACTACAG TGCCTACCAGCGCCTCCACCGGAAGCACACCATGGACCTCTACCAGTACCTCTACTTCTAGCCCCACTTCTACCTCTACCCCCACTTCTACTTCTACCTCTAGCACAACTTCTACTTCTACGTACAGCACAACTTCTATCGCTACCAACAGCCCTACTTCTACCTCTACCTCCAGCACTACTTCTAGCCCCACTTCTACCTCTACCTCCAGCTCTACTTCTAGCACTACTGCCAGCCCTACTTCTACCTCTACTGTCACTACGACACGAAAGCCACCATGTACCTGCCCCACTGTTGGAACCACCACCAGTACTACAAGTTCAACATCCAGTACGACGTCAACCCCGATGTCTACGTCTAGCACGACATCAAGCCCGACATCTACCACGACATCAACCCCGACATCTACCACATCAACTACGACATCCACCCCGACATCTACCACAACATCAACCCCGACATCTACATCTACCACGACATCAACCCCGACATCTACCACGACATCAACCCCGACATCTACCACGACATCTACCACGACATCAACCCCGACATCTACCACATCAACTACGACATCAACCCCGTATTCTACCACGACAT TCTACCACGACATCAACCCCGACATCTACCACATCAACTACGACATCAACCCCGTATTCTACCACGACATCAACGCCGACATCTACCACAACATCAACCCCGACATCTACGACATCTACCACGACATCAACCCCGACATCTACCACATCAACTACGACATCAACCCCGACATCTACGACATCAACCCCGACATCTACCACATCTACCACATCAACTACGACATCAACCCCGACACCTACCACGACATCAACCCCGACATCTACCACAACATCAACCCCGACATCTACCACGACATCAACCACGACATCAACCCCGACATCTACCACGACATCAAAACCTACTAA